A region from the Desulfomarina profundi genome encodes:
- a CDS encoding BtrH N-terminal domain-containing protein, with product MIEFHHRQSAHCESGVTSNLLYFYGVDCSEALAFGIGDGLFFGYLPFIRVNKLPLTTFRCSVGTIFNKVSKRLGVTVRRKKFRSPAKAMDELDKKLDQGIPVGCQTGAYWLPYFPPAFRFHFNMHNLVVLGREGSDYIISDPVFDDLVRCHRSDLIKARFAKGALAPKGAMYYLEHVPDSPDIQQAVATGITSVSKIMLKTPVPFLGVRGINFLANRLAGWPKKLGAENAALHLGQLIRMQEEIGTGGGGFRFIYAAFLQEAAAVLEKQELARLSNQMTLTGDKWRGFATLGARVCKGRAKDEDVYDRLADMLRECAQQETAIYRELGEIAAL from the coding sequence ATGATAGAATTTCACCACAGACAATCCGCCCACTGTGAAAGCGGCGTCACCTCCAATCTTCTTTATTTTTACGGTGTTGACTGCTCGGAGGCTCTGGCATTCGGCATCGGCGACGGATTGTTTTTCGGTTACCTGCCTTTTATCCGCGTCAACAAACTGCCACTGACCACTTTCAGGTGTTCAGTGGGAACTATTTTCAACAAGGTCAGTAAACGGCTGGGTGTGACAGTCAGACGAAAAAAGTTCCGATCCCCCGCAAAGGCAATGGACGAACTGGACAAAAAGCTCGACCAGGGGATTCCCGTGGGCTGTCAGACCGGGGCCTACTGGCTGCCCTATTTCCCGCCTGCTTTTCGTTTTCATTTTAACATGCACAATCTTGTCGTCCTCGGCAGGGAGGGAAGTGATTATATCATCAGCGATCCCGTGTTTGACGATCTTGTCCGCTGCCACAGGAGCGATCTCATCAAGGCACGTTTTGCCAAAGGTGCCCTGGCACCAAAAGGGGCCATGTATTACCTTGAACATGTCCCAGACTCTCCGGATATACAACAAGCCGTGGCAACAGGGATTACCTCAGTCAGTAAAATCATGCTGAAAACCCCGGTTCCTTTTCTCGGGGTCCGGGGAATCAATTTCCTGGCAAACAGGTTGGCCGGCTGGCCGAAAAAACTTGGAGCCGAAAACGCGGCCCTCCATCTTGGTCAACTTATACGGATGCAGGAGGAAATCGGCACGGGCGGCGGAGGATTCCGCTTTATTTACGCGGCGTTTCTTCAGGAAGCAGCCGCCGTTCTTGAAAAACAGGAACTTGCAAGGCTCTCGAATCAAATGACTCTCACGGGAGATAAATGGCGGGGTTTTGCCACCCTTGGAGCAAGAGTCTGCAAGGGCAGGGCAAAGGATGAAGATGTCTATGACAGACTGGCAGACATGCTGCGGGAATGTGCACAACAGGAGACAGCCATCTACCGGGAACTGGGAGAAATTGCCGCCCTATGA
- a CDS encoding ABC transporter permease: protein MKLLASINKELLLLTRDRAGLILLFIMPAFLVIIITLIQDQVTTTSAKILFVDRDGGFVAKEIKKTLLNSSNFKLIETLEGKPVTPGQAEKLVAGGQFHFSIVLPEHLSRDIEKKSDFLARKKLFPATGQKPQVEKPAITVWFDPTVQGSFRAALNSSLQAIIKGQEIQLTVKKFFALLPEKIQASLPPGMKSLAPNPLSTADFSIPELFTDSTFTHIEQRFATKMGFSVQPTPVQQNVPAWTIFGIFFIVLPLAGSIISERNSGTLKRLRIMPVSYFTVMAGKLTAFTLISLSQFAVILLASWYILPLFGVERFDAGTEPLAFAVVLLAVICAANGYGIFLGTFCRTYEQVSMFAPVSIVIAAAIGGVLVPVYALPDFIRPLSILSPLYWGQAGFYDLLLRQGDLFSILPEAGALSGFGILLCIIALARNRG from the coding sequence ATGAAACTCCTTGCCTCCATCAACAAAGAACTGCTTCTCCTCACCAGGGACCGGGCCGGGCTCATTCTCCTCTTTATCATGCCAGCCTTTCTGGTGATTATCATTACCCTTATTCAGGATCAGGTCACCACAACCTCAGCCAAAATTCTATTTGTGGACAGGGACGGGGGGTTTGTGGCAAAAGAAATAAAAAAAACACTGCTCAACAGCTCCAACTTCAAACTGATCGAAACACTGGAAGGTAAACCGGTGACTCCCGGGCAGGCCGAGAAACTGGTGGCCGGAGGTCAATTTCATTTTTCCATCGTTCTGCCGGAACATCTCAGTCGCGACATCGAGAAAAAGAGCGATTTTCTCGCCAGAAAGAAATTATTCCCGGCAACAGGACAGAAACCGCAAGTGGAAAAGCCGGCCATCACGGTCTGGTTTGACCCCACGGTTCAGGGCAGTTTCCGGGCAGCACTCAATTCTTCCCTGCAGGCTATCATCAAGGGGCAGGAAATACAGTTGACGGTAAAAAAATTCTTTGCCCTGCTTCCGGAAAAAATTCAAGCGTCTCTTCCACCCGGCATGAAGTCTTTAGCGCCCAACCCCCTTTCAACCGCCGATTTTTCAATACCTGAACTTTTTACCGATTCCACATTTACCCACATAGAACAACGCTTTGCAACGAAAATGGGATTCTCCGTACAACCGACACCTGTACAGCAGAATGTACCGGCATGGACCATTTTCGGGATCTTTTTTATTGTTCTCCCCCTTGCGGGTTCAATCATTTCAGAACGGAACTCGGGCACACTGAAACGGCTCAGAATCATGCCTGTAAGCTACTTCACCGTCATGGCCGGTAAACTGACAGCCTTTACACTGATAAGTCTCTCCCAGTTCGCTGTTATTCTTCTTGCAAGCTGGTATATCCTGCCCCTTTTCGGGGTCGAACGATTCGATGCAGGCACAGAACCCCTCGCTTTTGCCGTTGTCCTTCTGGCTGTAATCTGTGCCGCCAACGGTTACGGGATCTTTCTCGGCACGTTCTGCAGGACCTATGAACAGGTCTCCATGTTTGCCCCCGTCTCAATTGTCATCGCCGCCGCCATAGGTGGAGTCCTGGTTCCGGTCTACGCCCTGCCCGACTTTATCAGGCCCCTGTCAATCCTTTCCCCTCTCTACTGGGGCCAGGCCGGGTTTTATGATCTGCTCCTCCGCCAGGGGGATCTCTTTTCCATACTGCCCGAGGCGGGCGCACTCTCCGGGTTTGGAATACTACTGTGCATTATTGCACTGGCCCGTAATCGTGGATAG
- a CDS encoding chromate resistance protein ChrB domain-containing protein, with the protein MAPFFLFNPGKTSGGRTKIWRKLARIGAVRLKSAVYVLPYSEEHHEILQWLIAELSSLGGDGALVRTGTVEPFSSNELVELFNDRCIELYGKLSGRLSGLEQKLELISREMQVGRRADLVTEMNKLRKELNRIKKHDFFGTSMGRDLDERLRTIKKAADRLSRKGDSTGSGSYQIPRCRRENYQGRVWVTRKNPFVDRMASAWLIRKFIDGNPEFEFIAGDFQQKDEKKIAYDIKNGEFTHVGPLCTFEVLCESFGLTDHSVSRIGRIVHEIDLADGKYGRQAAEGVELVLSGIRKVSISDMEALEKGIEIFEALYVSVLPV; encoded by the coding sequence ATGGCTCCTTTTTTTCTATTCAATCCCGGCAAGACCTCCGGGGGTAGGACGAAAATATGGCGTAAACTTGCCAGGATAGGGGCAGTCAGATTAAAGAGTGCAGTCTATGTTTTACCATACAGTGAAGAACATCATGAAATACTCCAGTGGTTGATTGCAGAATTGTCTTCTCTTGGCGGGGATGGTGCCCTGGTTCGAACGGGAACGGTTGAACCGTTTTCGTCAAACGAGCTGGTTGAGTTGTTTAATGACAGGTGTATTGAACTGTATGGTAAACTTTCTGGCCGCCTGTCCGGTCTGGAACAGAAGCTTGAGCTGATCAGCAGGGAAATGCAGGTTGGCCGCAGGGCTGATTTAGTTACTGAGATGAATAAATTGCGGAAAGAACTCAACCGGATCAAAAAGCATGATTTTTTCGGGACAAGTATGGGGCGTGATCTGGACGAAAGATTGAGAACTATCAAAAAAGCTGCCGACAGATTGAGCAGAAAAGGGGATAGTACTGGTTCAGGGTCTTACCAAATTCCCCGTTGCAGGCGTGAAAACTACCAGGGAAGGGTCTGGGTGACCCGAAAAAATCCTTTCGTGGACAGGATGGCATCCGCCTGGCTGATCCGGAAGTTTATCGATGGCAACCCGGAATTTGAATTTATTGCAGGAGATTTTCAGCAGAAAGACGAAAAAAAGATCGCCTACGATATTAAGAATGGAGAATTTACACATGTCGGTCCGCTCTGTACTTTTGAGGTGCTTTGTGAGTCTTTCGGGCTGACGGATCACTCAGTCAGCCGGATAGGCCGCATCGTTCATGAAATCGACCTGGCTGATGGAAAGTACGGGCGTCAGGCTGCGGAGGGTGTGGAGCTTGTTCTTTCAGGTATCAGAAAAGTATCGATATCGGATATGGAGGCTTTGGAAAAAGGTATAGAAATTTTTGAAGCTTTATATGTGTCTGTTTTACCAGTTTGA
- the tnpA gene encoding IS200/IS605 family transposase, giving the protein MKYRQGSHTNFKIEYHFVWVTKYRYHMLQGDLALRVRELVRQTCERFEIQILRGVVSKDHVHILVSAPPTISPSEIMRRVKGRVSRKIFEEFPHVKKRYWGRHFWARGYFCVTSGELTKEMIQEYLAHHFERDPDDKFDIE; this is encoded by the coding sequence ATGAAATATCGCCAAGGGAGTCATACGAACTTTAAAATCGAGTATCACTTTGTTTGGGTCACGAAGTATCGGTATCACATGCTTCAGGGAGACCTCGCTCTTCGTGTTCGGGAGCTCGTCCGTCAAACATGTGAACGATTTGAAATCCAGATTCTGCGGGGCGTGGTTAGTAAAGACCATGTGCATATTCTTGTTTCTGCTCCTCCGACTATTTCTCCCTCTGAGATAATGCGTAGGGTCAAAGGAAGGGTGTCCCGCAAGATATTTGAAGAGTTTCCGCATGTGAAAAAGCGCTATTGGGGGCGACATTTTTGGGCTCGTGGTTACTTTTGTGTAACATCGGGGGAGCTGACCAAAGAAATGATCCAGGAGTATCTGGCTCATCACTTTGAAAGAGATCCCGATGACAAATTTGATATTGAATAA
- a CDS encoding phosphopantetheine-binding protein translates to MAYKDIQGLEKELLDLILSTCERDKEDAADMNCDSPLIGPESILGLDSLDAVEIVSLIQTHFGVRITSKETSVEVLNSLATIADYIRVNR, encoded by the coding sequence ATGGCGTACAAGGACATTCAGGGCCTTGAAAAGGAGCTGCTGGATCTGATACTTTCAACTTGTGAGCGAGACAAAGAAGACGCAGCAGATATGAACTGCGATTCGCCCCTGATCGGCCCTGAATCAATTCTTGGACTGGACTCCCTGGATGCAGTTGAAATCGTGTCTCTCATCCAGACCCATTTCGGTGTCCGTATCACATCAAAGGAAACCAGTGTGGAAGTTTTAAATTCTCTTGCCACTATCGCCGATTATATTCGGGTCAACAGATAG